From a region of the Castanea sativa cultivar Marrone di Chiusa Pesio chromosome 10, ASM4071231v1 genome:
- the LOC142613596 gene encoding pleiotropic drug resistance protein 1-like isoform X7, with translation MEVFLSSAREEVGEKSRKWAAIQRLPTGHRLRRGILTEENGEAKEVDIQRLDEQQLKNLLDKLLNQDEDNEKFLMKLKDRFDRVGIEFPKIEVRMEGLNVDTEAYIGSRALPTLYHFTINFFEGLLNSCHIIKGKKKPFSILHDVSGIIKPGRMTLLLGPPGSGKTTFLLAMAGRLSSDLKISGRITYNGHGMDEFIPQRTSAYISQHDEHIGEMTVRETLAFSARCQGVGPRYEMLAELSRREKEANIKPDSDIDIFLKSISLEGQEANVLTDYVIKILGLDICADIMVGDEMRRGISGGQRKRVTVGEMLVGPARALFMDEISTGLDSSTTFQIVNSIRQAIHILEGTTVISLLQPAPETYELFEDIVLLTDGQVVYQGPRENAQEFFESVGFKCPERKAEADFLQEVTSRKDQEQYWANKDIPYAYVTVEEFADAFKSFHIGQKLGDKLAIPFDKGRSHPSALTTTKYGVGKKELLKACISRELLLMKRSSAYYTFKMLQLIFMALLMMSLYVRTKKHRNTTMGGQIVMGALFFTMSTIMFNGFAELALTIAKLPVFNKHRDLLFFPPWSYALPTWILKIPITIVEVAIWVAMTYYVVGFEENFTRFLKQFFLLLFINQMASGLFRFIAALGRNMIVANTFGSFGLLLVITLGGFVLSKNEIKKWWEWGYWVSPMMYGQNAMAVNEFLGKSWKRALPNTTEPLGLVVLKSHGLFQEEYWFWIGVGASIGFIFLFNFLFTLALTYLNPFGKPQAVIPEGKPVEKHSDGKENPPVISEENPVENHRDRKEKDIELSHNEKTSSGRSERGADIQRSVSSESTLAARSRRNEFNRNKKQGMVLPFEPLSITFDDISYAVDMPQEMKSEGVTENRLTLLKGLSGAFRPGVLTALMGVSGAGKSTLMDVLAGRKTGGYIEGSIMISGYPKKQETFARIAGYCEQNDIHSPHITVYESLFFSAWLRLAPEVDITTKKMFVEEVMDLVELNSIRESIVGLPNVNGLSTEQRKRLTIATELVANPSIIFMDEPTSGLDARAAAIVMRTVRNTVDTGRTVVCTIHQPSIDIFDAFDELYLLKSGGEEIYVGPIGHRASLLISYFEGIRGVKKIRDGINPATWMLEVTNTAQEAVLGVNFADVYNKSELYRRNKAMIKELSKPQPMSKDLHFATQFSQSFLTQCKACLWKQHWSYWRNPQYNAVRLLFSIFIALMFGSMFWDLGTKRIRQQDIFNSVGSMYAASLFIGIQNAALVQPVVAIERTVFYRERAAGMYSPLPYAIAQITIEIPYIFIQAVIYATIVYFMIGFETSASKFFLNLFFMYFTFLYFTFFGMLTVSITPNYSIAAVLASFFYGLWNLFSGFLLPRSYMPIWWRWFYWACPFAWTLYGLIGAQFGDIKDRLDTGLTVEELMKSYFGFKTDFLGVVSIVIIGITLLFGFGFAFAIKVFNFQRR, from the exons ATGGAAGTGTTTTTGAGTTCTGCTCGAGAGGAAGTAGGCGAAAAATCTCGGAAATGGGCTGCTATACAGAGACTGCCGACAGGGCATCGTCTTAGAAGAGGTATATTAACTGAAGAAAATGGAGAAGCAAAAGAAGTTGATATTCAAAGACTTGATGAGCAACAATTAAAGAACTTGTTGGACAAGCTTTTGAACCAGGACGAAGATAATGAGAAGTTCTTGATGAAGCTCAAGGACCGCTTTGATCG AGTTGGGATTGAATTTCCAAAAATTGAAGTCCGGATGGAAGGACTAAATGTAGATACCGAAGCTTATATTGGAAGCAGAGCTTTACCTACACTATACCACTTCACTATAAATTTCTTTGAG GGGTTGTTGAATTCTTGTCATATAATTAAAGGCAAAAAGAAACCATTTTCAATTCTTCATGATGTCAGTGGAATAATCAAGCCTGGCAg GATGACACTTCTTTTAGGCCCCCCAGGCTCAGGGAAGACCACATTTCTACTGGCTATGGCTGGAAGACTTAGTTCTGATCTCAAA ATTTCAGGGAGAATTACATATAATGGCCATGGAATGGATGAATTTATCCCACAAAGGACATCAGCTTATATAAGTCAACATGATGAACATATAGGAGAAATGACAGTGAGAGAAacattggccttctcggctagaTGTCAAGGGGTTGGTCCTCGTTATG AAATGTTGGCAGAGTTGTCCAGAAGAGAAAAGGAGGCAAACATTAAGCCAGATTCTGATATCGATATTTTTTTGAAG TCTATTTCACTGGAAGGGCAAGAAGCAAATGTTCTGACCGATTATGTTATCAAA ATTTTGGGATTGGATATCTGTGCTGACATTATGGTAGGGGATGAAATGCGAAGAGGTATCTCTGGTGGACAAAGAAAGCGAGTGACAGTAG GGGAGATGCTGGTTGGACCAGCAAGGGCGCTTTTCATGGACGAGATATCAACTGGCTTAGACAGCTCGACAACTTTTCAGATTGTGAATTCAATCAGACAGGCAATTCACATTCTTGAAGGGACAACCGTGATCTCTCTCCTCCAGCCAGCTCCAGAAACGTATGAACTATTTGAGGACATAGTTCTCTTAACAGACGGGCAAGTGGTGTATCAAGGTCCCCGTGAAAATGCACAGGAGTTTTTTGAATCTGTGGGCTTCAAATGTCCGGAGAGAAAAGCAGAAGCAGACTTCTTACAAGAA GTGACATCAAGGAAAGATCAAGAACAGTATTGGGCTAATAAAGACATACCTTATGCTTACGTTACTGTCGAGGAATTTGCTGATGCATTTAAGTCATTTCACATTGGTCAGAAACTAGGTGACAAGCTTGCCATTCCATTTGACAAGGGTAGGAGCCACCCTTCTGCTTTGACAACTACGAAGTACGGTGTTGGGAAGAAGGAACTGCTAAAGGCTTGCATATCAAGAGAGTTGTTGCTGATGAAGAGAAGCTCAGCCTACTATACGTTCAAAATGTTGCAG cttatttttatgGCTCTGTTGATGATGTCACTATATGTACGAACTAAGAAGCATCGAAATACTACAATGGGTGGTCAAATTGTTATGGGTGCCCTGTTCTTTACAATGTCCACAATAATGTTTAATGGATTCGCAGAGCTTGCCCTGACCATCGCGAAACTTCCTGTCTTTAACAAGCATAGGGaccttctcttttttcctcCATGGTCATATGCACTACCCACATGGATCCTCAAAATTCCAATCACAATTGTAGAGGTAGCCATTTGGGTGGCGATGACTTATTATGTTGTAGGCTTTGAAGAAAACTTCACACG GTTTCTCAAACAATTCTTTCTACTTTTGTTCATCAACCAAATGGCTTCTGGACTGTTTCGATTTATTGCAGCACTAGGAAGGAATATGATTGTCGCAAACACGTTTGGATCTTTTGGGTTGCTTCTAGTTATTACTCTGGGTGGATTTGTTCTatcaaaaa atgaaattaaaaaatggtGGGAATGGGGTTACTGGGTCTCACCTATGATGTATGGCCAGAATGCTATGGCAGTGAATGAATTCTTAGGGAAGAGTTGGAAGCGT GCTCTTCCTAATACCACAGAACCTCTTGGACTTGTGGTCTTGAAGTCTCATGGACTATTCCAAGAAGAATATTGGTTTTGGATTGGAGTAGGAGCTTCAATTggatttatttttctattcaattttcttttcacatTGGCTCTAACTTATCTCAACC CTTTTGGAAAGCCTCAGGCAGTTATACCAGAAGGAAAGCCAGTTGAAAAACATAGTGACGGAAAAGAAAACCCCCCAGTTATATCAGAAGAAAACCCAGTTGAAAATCATCGTGACAGAAAAGAGAAGGACATTGAACTATCACACAATGAAAAGACCTCGTCTGGTAGGTCAGAAAGAGGAGCTGACATTCAAAGAAGTGTATCATCAGAATCAACATTAGCAGCAAGAAGCAGAAGGAATGAATTTAATCGGAACAAGAAACAAGGAATGGTTCTTCCATTCGAACCCCTTTCTATCACCTTTGATGATATTAGCTATGCAGTGGACATGCCTCAG gaaatgaaatctgaaggTGTGACAGAAAATCGACTAACACTTCTGAAGGGTTTGAGTGGTGCTTTCAGGCCAGGAGTTCTCACAGCTCTAATGGGTGTTAGTGGCGCTGGGAAGTCAACTCTAATGGATGTTTTGGCTGGGAGGAAAACTGGTGGGTACATCGAAGGAAGCATCATGATATCTGGATACCCAAAGAAGCAGGAAACTTTTGCTCGCATAGCAGGTTACTGTGAGCAAAATGACATCCACTCTCCTCACATTACAGTGTACGAGTCACTGTTTTTCTCTGCATGGCTTCGTCTAGCTCCTGAAGTTGATATCACAACCAAAAAG ATGTTTGTTGAGGAGGTCATGGACCTTGTGGAGCTGAACTCAATAAGGGAATCAATTGTTGGATTGCCTAACGTCAATGGTCTCTCAACCGAGCAGCGCAAGAGGCTGACGATTGCAACTGAGCTTGTTGCAAACCCATCTATAATATTCATGGATGAGCCAACCTCAGGTCTTGATGCCAGGGCAGCAGCAATAGTGATGAGAACAGTGAGGAACACAGTAGACACTGGAAGAACTGTGGTGTGCACTATCCACCAGCCAAGCATTGATATATTTGATGCCTTTGATGAG CTATATCTTTTGAAAAGTGGAGGAGAAGAAATATATGTCGGCCCAATAGGCCACCGTGCTTCACTTTTGATCAGTTACTTTGAG GGAATCCGGggagttaaaaaaattagagatgGAATTAACCCAGCCACATGGATGTTAGAAGTGACAAATACAGCACAAGAAGCAGTTCTGGGTGTTAATTTTGCCGATGTATACAATAAATCAGAACTATACAG GAGAAACAAAGCAATGATCAAAGAACTCAGTAAACCTCAGCCAATGTCAAAAGATCTGCACTTCGCTACTCAATTCTCGCAATCATTTTTGACCCAGTGTAAGGCTTGCCTATGGAAACAGCACTGGTCATATTGGCGAAATCCACAGTACAATGCAGTAAGGCTATTATTCTCGATTTTCATAGCTTTAATGTTTGGATCAATGTTCTGGGATCTTGGCACCAAAAG GATAAGGCAGCAAGACATTTTCAATTCAGTAGGTTCCATGTATGCTGCTTCTCTATTTATTGGGATTCAGAATGCTGCATTGGTGCAGCCAGTAGTGGCTATTGAGAGAACAGTTTTCTACCGAGAAAGAGCAGCTGGAATGTATTCTCCTTTACCATATGCCATTGCACAG ATTACGATTGAGATCCCATACATTTTCATTCAGGCTGTCATATATGCAACGATAGTCTATTTCATGATTGGATTTGAGACCTCAGCTTCAAAGTTCTTTTTGAATCTCTTCTTCATGTACTTCACCTTCTTGTATTTCACATTCTTTGGAATGTTGACAGTATCCATCACTCCAAACTATAGCATAGCTGCTGTACTTGCTTCTTTCTTCTATGGTTTGTGGAACCTCTTCTCAGGATTCCTACTTCCACGATCA TATATGCCTATTTGGTGGAGATGGTTCTATTGGGCATGTCCTTTCGCTTGGACATTGTATGGATTGATTGGTGCACAGTTTGGAGACATCAAAGACAGGCTTGACACTGGTCTAACAGTAGAAGAACTTATGAAGAgttattttggttttaaaacTGACTTCCTAGGAGTGGTTTCAATTGTGATTATAGGAATCACATTGCTTTTTGGATTCGGCTTTGCCTTTGCAATAAAGGTTTTTAACTTCCAGAGAAGATGA
- the LOC142613596 gene encoding pleiotropic drug resistance protein 1-like isoform X2, with protein MEVFLSSAREEVGEKSRKWAAIQRLPTGHRLRRGILTEENGEAKEVDIQRLDEQQLKNLLDKLLNQDEDNEKFLMKLKDRFDRVGIEFPKIEVRMEGLNVDTEAYIGSRALPTLYHFTINFFEGLLNSCHIIKGKKKPFSILHDVSGIIKPGRMTLLLGPPGSGKTTFLLAMAGRLSSDLKISGRITYNGHGMDEFIPQRTSAYISQHDEHIGEMTVRETLAFSARCQGVGPRYEMLAELSRREKEANIKPDSDIDIFLKSISLEGQEANVLTDYVIKILGLDICADIMVGDEMRRGISGGQRKRVTVGEMLVGPARALFMDEISTGLDSSTTFQIVNSIRQAIHILEGTTVISLLQPAPETYELFEDIVLLTDGQVVYQGPRENAQEFFESVGFKCPERKAEADFLQEVTSRKDQEQYWANKDIPYAYVTVEEFADAFKSFHIGQKLGDKLAIPFDKGRSHPSALTTTKYGVGKKELLKACISRELLLMKRSSAYYTFKMLQLIFMALLMMSLYVRTKKHRNTTMGGQIVMGALFFTMSTIMFNGFAELALTIAKLPVFNKHRDLLFFPPWSYALPTWILKIPITIVEVAIWVAMTYYVVGFEENFTRFLKQFFLLLFINQMASGLFRFIAALGRNMIVANTFGSFGLLLVITLGGFVLSKNEIKKWWEWGYWVSPMMYGQNAMAVNEFLGKSWKRALPNTTEPLGLVVLKSHGLFQEEYWFWIGVGASIGFIFLFNFLFTLALTYLNPFGKPQAVIPEGKPVEKHIENHRDRKEKDIELSHNEKTSSGRSERGADIQRSVSSESTLAARSRRNEFNRNKKQGMVLPFEPLSITFDDISYAVDMPQEMKSEGVTENRLTLLKGLSGAFRPGVLTALMGVSGAGKSTLMDVLAGRKTGGYIEGSIMISGYPKKQETFARIAGYCEQNDIHSPHITVYESLFFSAWLRLAPEVDITTKKMFVEEVMDLVELNSIRESIVGLPNVNGLSTEQRKRLTIATELVANPSIIFMDEPTSGLDARAAAIVMRTVRNTVDTGRTVVCTIHQPSIDIFDAFDELYLLKSGGEEIYVGPIGHRASLLISYFEGIRGVKKIRDGINPATWMLEVTNTAQEAVLGVNFADVYNKSELYRRNKAMIKELSKPQPMSKDLHFATQFSQSFLTQCKACLWKQHWSYWRNPQYNAVRLLFSIFIALMFGSMFWDLGTKRIRQQDIFNSVGSMYAASLFIGIQNAALVQPVVAIERTVFYRERAAGMYSPLPYAIAQITIEIPYIFIQAVIYATIVYFMIGFETSASKFFLNLFFMYFTFLYFTFFGMLTVSITPNYSIAAVLASFFYGLWNLFSGFLLPRSYMPIWWRWFYWACPFAWTLYGLIGAQFGDIKDRLDTGLTVEELMKSYFGFKTDFLGVVSIVIIGITLLFGFGFAFAIKVFNFQRR; from the exons ATGGAAGTGTTTTTGAGTTCTGCTCGAGAGGAAGTAGGCGAAAAATCTCGGAAATGGGCTGCTATACAGAGACTGCCGACAGGGCATCGTCTTAGAAGAGGTATATTAACTGAAGAAAATGGAGAAGCAAAAGAAGTTGATATTCAAAGACTTGATGAGCAACAATTAAAGAACTTGTTGGACAAGCTTTTGAACCAGGACGAAGATAATGAGAAGTTCTTGATGAAGCTCAAGGACCGCTTTGATCG AGTTGGGATTGAATTTCCAAAAATTGAAGTCCGGATGGAAGGACTAAATGTAGATACCGAAGCTTATATTGGAAGCAGAGCTTTACCTACACTATACCACTTCACTATAAATTTCTTTGAG GGGTTGTTGAATTCTTGTCATATAATTAAAGGCAAAAAGAAACCATTTTCAATTCTTCATGATGTCAGTGGAATAATCAAGCCTGGCAg GATGACACTTCTTTTAGGCCCCCCAGGCTCAGGGAAGACCACATTTCTACTGGCTATGGCTGGAAGACTTAGTTCTGATCTCAAA ATTTCAGGGAGAATTACATATAATGGCCATGGAATGGATGAATTTATCCCACAAAGGACATCAGCTTATATAAGTCAACATGATGAACATATAGGAGAAATGACAGTGAGAGAAacattggccttctcggctagaTGTCAAGGGGTTGGTCCTCGTTATG AAATGTTGGCAGAGTTGTCCAGAAGAGAAAAGGAGGCAAACATTAAGCCAGATTCTGATATCGATATTTTTTTGAAG TCTATTTCACTGGAAGGGCAAGAAGCAAATGTTCTGACCGATTATGTTATCAAA ATTTTGGGATTGGATATCTGTGCTGACATTATGGTAGGGGATGAAATGCGAAGAGGTATCTCTGGTGGACAAAGAAAGCGAGTGACAGTAG GGGAGATGCTGGTTGGACCAGCAAGGGCGCTTTTCATGGACGAGATATCAACTGGCTTAGACAGCTCGACAACTTTTCAGATTGTGAATTCAATCAGACAGGCAATTCACATTCTTGAAGGGACAACCGTGATCTCTCTCCTCCAGCCAGCTCCAGAAACGTATGAACTATTTGAGGACATAGTTCTCTTAACAGACGGGCAAGTGGTGTATCAAGGTCCCCGTGAAAATGCACAGGAGTTTTTTGAATCTGTGGGCTTCAAATGTCCGGAGAGAAAAGCAGAAGCAGACTTCTTACAAGAA GTGACATCAAGGAAAGATCAAGAACAGTATTGGGCTAATAAAGACATACCTTATGCTTACGTTACTGTCGAGGAATTTGCTGATGCATTTAAGTCATTTCACATTGGTCAGAAACTAGGTGACAAGCTTGCCATTCCATTTGACAAGGGTAGGAGCCACCCTTCTGCTTTGACAACTACGAAGTACGGTGTTGGGAAGAAGGAACTGCTAAAGGCTTGCATATCAAGAGAGTTGTTGCTGATGAAGAGAAGCTCAGCCTACTATACGTTCAAAATGTTGCAG cttatttttatgGCTCTGTTGATGATGTCACTATATGTACGAACTAAGAAGCATCGAAATACTACAATGGGTGGTCAAATTGTTATGGGTGCCCTGTTCTTTACAATGTCCACAATAATGTTTAATGGATTCGCAGAGCTTGCCCTGACCATCGCGAAACTTCCTGTCTTTAACAAGCATAGGGaccttctcttttttcctcCATGGTCATATGCACTACCCACATGGATCCTCAAAATTCCAATCACAATTGTAGAGGTAGCCATTTGGGTGGCGATGACTTATTATGTTGTAGGCTTTGAAGAAAACTTCACACG GTTTCTCAAACAATTCTTTCTACTTTTGTTCATCAACCAAATGGCTTCTGGACTGTTTCGATTTATTGCAGCACTAGGAAGGAATATGATTGTCGCAAACACGTTTGGATCTTTTGGGTTGCTTCTAGTTATTACTCTGGGTGGATTTGTTCTatcaaaaa atgaaattaaaaaatggtGGGAATGGGGTTACTGGGTCTCACCTATGATGTATGGCCAGAATGCTATGGCAGTGAATGAATTCTTAGGGAAGAGTTGGAAGCGT GCTCTTCCTAATACCACAGAACCTCTTGGACTTGTGGTCTTGAAGTCTCATGGACTATTCCAAGAAGAATATTGGTTTTGGATTGGAGTAGGAGCTTCAATTggatttatttttctattcaattttcttttcacatTGGCTCTAACTTATCTCAACC CTTTTGGAAAGCCTCAGGCAGTTATACCAGAAGGAAAGCCAGTTGAAAAACATA TTGAAAATCATCGTGACAGAAAAGAGAAGGACATTGAACTATCACACAATGAAAAGACCTCGTCTGGTAGGTCAGAAAGAGGAGCTGACATTCAAAGAAGTGTATCATCAGAATCAACATTAGCAGCAAGAAGCAGAAGGAATGAATTTAATCGGAACAAGAAACAAGGAATGGTTCTTCCATTCGAACCCCTTTCTATCACCTTTGATGATATTAGCTATGCAGTGGACATGCCTCAG gaaatgaaatctgaaggTGTGACAGAAAATCGACTAACACTTCTGAAGGGTTTGAGTGGTGCTTTCAGGCCAGGAGTTCTCACAGCTCTAATGGGTGTTAGTGGCGCTGGGAAGTCAACTCTAATGGATGTTTTGGCTGGGAGGAAAACTGGTGGGTACATCGAAGGAAGCATCATGATATCTGGATACCCAAAGAAGCAGGAAACTTTTGCTCGCATAGCAGGTTACTGTGAGCAAAATGACATCCACTCTCCTCACATTACAGTGTACGAGTCACTGTTTTTCTCTGCATGGCTTCGTCTAGCTCCTGAAGTTGATATCACAACCAAAAAG ATGTTTGTTGAGGAGGTCATGGACCTTGTGGAGCTGAACTCAATAAGGGAATCAATTGTTGGATTGCCTAACGTCAATGGTCTCTCAACCGAGCAGCGCAAGAGGCTGACGATTGCAACTGAGCTTGTTGCAAACCCATCTATAATATTCATGGATGAGCCAACCTCAGGTCTTGATGCCAGGGCAGCAGCAATAGTGATGAGAACAGTGAGGAACACAGTAGACACTGGAAGAACTGTGGTGTGCACTATCCACCAGCCAAGCATTGATATATTTGATGCCTTTGATGAG CTATATCTTTTGAAAAGTGGAGGAGAAGAAATATATGTCGGCCCAATAGGCCACCGTGCTTCACTTTTGATCAGTTACTTTGAG GGAATCCGGggagttaaaaaaattagagatgGAATTAACCCAGCCACATGGATGTTAGAAGTGACAAATACAGCACAAGAAGCAGTTCTGGGTGTTAATTTTGCCGATGTATACAATAAATCAGAACTATACAG GAGAAACAAAGCAATGATCAAAGAACTCAGTAAACCTCAGCCAATGTCAAAAGATCTGCACTTCGCTACTCAATTCTCGCAATCATTTTTGACCCAGTGTAAGGCTTGCCTATGGAAACAGCACTGGTCATATTGGCGAAATCCACAGTACAATGCAGTAAGGCTATTATTCTCGATTTTCATAGCTTTAATGTTTGGATCAATGTTCTGGGATCTTGGCACCAAAAG GATAAGGCAGCAAGACATTTTCAATTCAGTAGGTTCCATGTATGCTGCTTCTCTATTTATTGGGATTCAGAATGCTGCATTGGTGCAGCCAGTAGTGGCTATTGAGAGAACAGTTTTCTACCGAGAAAGAGCAGCTGGAATGTATTCTCCTTTACCATATGCCATTGCACAG ATTACGATTGAGATCCCATACATTTTCATTCAGGCTGTCATATATGCAACGATAGTCTATTTCATGATTGGATTTGAGACCTCAGCTTCAAAGTTCTTTTTGAATCTCTTCTTCATGTACTTCACCTTCTTGTATTTCACATTCTTTGGAATGTTGACAGTATCCATCACTCCAAACTATAGCATAGCTGCTGTACTTGCTTCTTTCTTCTATGGTTTGTGGAACCTCTTCTCAGGATTCCTACTTCCACGATCA TATATGCCTATTTGGTGGAGATGGTTCTATTGGGCATGTCCTTTCGCTTGGACATTGTATGGATTGATTGGTGCACAGTTTGGAGACATCAAAGACAGGCTTGACACTGGTCTAACAGTAGAAGAACTTATGAAGAgttattttggttttaaaacTGACTTCCTAGGAGTGGTTTCAATTGTGATTATAGGAATCACATTGCTTTTTGGATTCGGCTTTGCCTTTGCAATAAAGGTTTTTAACTTCCAGAGAAGATGA